A genomic region of Salinibacterium sp. NK8237 contains the following coding sequences:
- a CDS encoding MoxR family ATPase has protein sequence MPISQEQATWFATAFQKLISNVDKAIVGKDHVIRLVLTALISDGHVLLEDYPGTGKTVLAKALANTLDGTTSRIQFTPDLLPSDVTGVQIYDQSKGKFEFHHGPIFASIVLADEINRASPKTQSALLEVMEEGVVTIDGEGHPVGAPFLVIATQNPVEQAGTYKLPEAQLDRFLIKTTLGYPDSKTAVSLLMDSGTRARASLVSPIIKPESIVAMAALAAEVFVDESVMQYLNSIVEATRKDRDVVLGVSMRGAMALARAIKTWAITQGRTYATPDDVRDLAVPVLAHRVILDPESEFAGVVAEDVIHRILVDIEPPAYRAS, from the coding sequence ATGCCCATAAGCCAAGAGCAAGCGACCTGGTTCGCCACCGCGTTCCAGAAACTCATCAGCAACGTCGATAAGGCGATTGTGGGCAAGGACCACGTGATTCGTCTCGTGCTGACGGCCCTGATCTCTGACGGGCACGTGCTGCTGGAGGACTATCCGGGAACGGGAAAGACCGTGCTGGCAAAGGCGCTCGCTAACACCCTCGACGGCACTACGTCACGCATCCAGTTCACGCCCGACCTGCTGCCGTCGGATGTCACGGGCGTGCAAATCTATGACCAGTCGAAGGGTAAGTTCGAGTTTCATCACGGACCAATCTTTGCGTCGATCGTTCTAGCGGATGAGATCAACCGAGCCAGCCCGAAAACCCAGAGTGCGCTGCTTGAGGTGATGGAAGAAGGCGTCGTAACGATCGACGGTGAAGGTCATCCCGTCGGTGCACCGTTCTTGGTGATTGCCACCCAGAACCCTGTTGAGCAAGCCGGTACCTACAAGCTGCCCGAGGCGCAACTCGACCGCTTTCTCATCAAAACCACGTTGGGGTATCCCGATAGTAAGACGGCAGTGTCGCTATTGATGGATTCGGGAACTCGTGCTCGCGCCTCGCTCGTCTCGCCCATTATCAAACCGGAGTCGATCGTAGCGATGGCAGCGCTGGCCGCCGAGGTTTTTGTCGACGAGTCGGTCATGCAGTATCTGAACAGCATCGTCGAAGCGACGCGTAAAGACCGTGATGTCGTTCTTGGCGTGAGTATGCGTGGGGCAATGGCACTCGCCCGCGCCATTAAGACGTGGGCGATAACTCAGGGGCGCACCTATGCGACCCCCGATGATGTTAGGGATCTGGCCGTGCCGGTGCTCGCGCATCGCGTCATCCTCGACCCCGAATCTGAGTTTGCCGGGGTTGTGGCCGAAGACGTCATTCATCGCATTCTGGTCGATATCGAACCTCCCGCCTACCGCGCTTCCTAA